A genomic segment from Chitinophaga flava encodes:
- a CDS encoding siderophore-interacting protein yields the protein MGSAVIHNNRISFIEKALNKQGSVLAIRHWEPASFYEIDLHLPGVKMHQWQTPPHIKCRVAPYHYRDYTPARWNADTSTCTLFIDAAHQGTGSLWASQLRPGDVFNYIGIDGSHQHVKQDAHLVMLGDQSAIGHFNALQQLASSYSWISGMVILPETTHRKHFVQAFPELPLETIASPETLLAQLEALPLHASWQYYLAGNSHLVEALRKLLKARGCASAQIQAQGFWK from the coding sequence ATGGGATCTGCTGTCATTCACAACAACCGTATCAGTTTTATTGAGAAAGCCCTCAACAAACAAGGCTCCGTACTGGCAATACGACATTGGGAGCCCGCCAGCTTTTATGAAATAGACCTGCACCTACCTGGTGTAAAGATGCATCAGTGGCAAACACCTCCACATATCAAATGCCGTGTAGCGCCTTATCACTACCGCGACTATACCCCTGCCCGCTGGAATGCCGACACCAGCACCTGCACCCTTTTTATAGATGCCGCCCATCAGGGTACCGGCAGCTTATGGGCCAGCCAGCTTCGTCCGGGTGATGTTTTTAATTATATCGGTATTGACGGTAGCCACCAACATGTGAAACAGGACGCCCATCTTGTAATGCTGGGCGATCAGAGCGCCATTGGACATTTCAACGCTCTGCAACAACTGGCCTCCTCCTATAGCTGGATATCCGGTATGGTGATACTCCCGGAAACAACCCACCGCAAACATTTCGTACAGGCGTTCCCGGAGTTACCACTGGAAACGATAGCTAGTCCGGAGACATTGTTAGCCCAACTGGAAGCCCTGCCTTTACATGCCTCCTGGCAATACTATCTCGCTGGCAACTCCCATCTGGTAGAGGCCTTACGTAAACTGTTGAAAGCAAGAGGCTGCGCCAGCGCCCAGATACAGGCACAGGGCTTCTGGAAATAA
- a CDS encoding GNAT family N-acetyltransferase, with the protein MMSSPENIIPQLVTELLGQEAPMPYDLLLLADPSTDMINTYISGSYVYIALLEKARVGVYVLLPLDNEKIEVKNIAVHEAWQGRGIGKYLLQDAAAKARSLGFTTLVIGTGNSSVAQLYLYQRSGFDITAIHRNFFIEHYATPIYENGIQCKHMIMLEKQL; encoded by the coding sequence ATGATGTCTTCTCCCGAAAATATAATCCCTCAACTGGTCACAGAACTGCTGGGCCAGGAAGCGCCTATGCCATATGACCTGCTACTGCTGGCCGACCCTTCTACCGATATGATCAATACCTATATCAGCGGTTCCTATGTATATATTGCCCTGCTGGAAAAAGCACGGGTAGGGGTATACGTTTTGTTGCCGCTGGACAACGAAAAGATTGAAGTGAAAAACATTGCTGTACATGAGGCCTGGCAGGGCCGAGGCATTGGTAAATACCTGCTGCAGGATGCCGCTGCCAAAGCCAGATCCCTGGGGTTTACCACATTGGTGATCGGCACCGGCAACTCCAGTGTAGCACAGCTGTATCTGTATCAGCGTAGCGGTTTTGATATTACGGCCATCCACCGTAACTTTTTTATAGAACATTATGCAACACCCATCTATGAAAACGGCATCCAGTGCAAACACATGATCATGCTCGAAAAACAGCTGTAG
- a CDS encoding metallophosphoesterase family protein yields MQEEKRTVRIAALADLHITSTDKGTWTDCFKEINTSADILLLCGDLTDTGDESEAEILYNELKTFSIPVVGVLGNHDYEKGRQKIIRNIIQGHNNVHILDGEAVVLHDIGFAGVKGFGGGFNGHMLSMFGENAMKAFVQESVDEALHLDRALAKIEKEHPGMKKIAVLHYSPVAETIAGESEQIYPFLGSSRLAEPLIRRKVTAAFHGHAHQGKLQGMLEEVKIFNVARPILLKEGLPKPFFIFDV; encoded by the coding sequence ATGCAGGAAGAAAAACGCACTGTGCGCATTGCAGCCCTGGCCGATCTGCATATTACCAGCACCGACAAAGGTACATGGACGGATTGTTTTAAAGAGATAAATACCAGCGCCGACATATTGCTTTTATGTGGTGATCTGACCGATACCGGCGATGAATCGGAAGCGGAAATCCTGTACAATGAACTGAAAACCTTTAGTATACCGGTAGTGGGTGTATTGGGCAACCACGATTATGAAAAGGGGCGTCAGAAAATAATCCGTAACATCATACAGGGCCACAACAATGTGCATATCCTGGATGGTGAAGCTGTTGTATTACATGATATTGGTTTTGCCGGCGTAAAAGGCTTTGGTGGTGGTTTTAACGGCCATATGTTGTCGATGTTCGGTGAAAACGCCATGAAAGCCTTTGTACAGGAATCTGTGGACGAAGCGCTTCATCTCGACAGGGCATTGGCCAAAATCGAAAAAGAACATCCCGGCATGAAAAAAATTGCAGTATTGCACTATTCTCCGGTAGCAGAAACCATCGCCGGAGAGTCAGAACAGATATATCCCTTTCTGGGATCGTCCAGGCTGGCCGAACCTCTCATCCGGCGTAAAGTGACAGCTGCCTTTCATGGGCATGCTCACCAGGGGAAGTTGCAGGGCATGCTGGAAGAAGTAAAGATCTTTAATGTTGCCAGGCCCATCCTGCTGAAAGAAGGTTTACCCAAGCCCTTCTTTATCTTTGATGTTTAG
- a CDS encoding GlxA family transcriptional regulator, whose product MKHISILVPKGDVALSCIEGSFTVFNKVNDFLAVSGKPPLFKVQLVGLARESETYHRLFSVTPDLTLDEVSKTDLIIIPAVNGEMDKVISMNRDFFPWVVAQHRKGAEVASLCVGAFLLASTGLLNGKKCATHWFAANHFRKMFPDVTLVSEKIITDEGGIYSSGGAASFYNLIIYLVEKYAGKELAILCSKMFEIEFERSNQSPFIIFEGQKSHDDEPIRKAQEYIENNFSEKITVDQLAAMFSLSRRNLERRFKKATSNTAVEYMQRVKIEAAKNSLETSSENVSEVMYKVGYTDTKAFRTTFKKITGLSPQEYRNKYNRQMAAAS is encoded by the coding sequence ATGAAACACATATCCATCCTCGTCCCCAAAGGTGATGTAGCCCTATCTTGCATTGAAGGCTCATTTACGGTGTTCAACAAGGTTAATGACTTTCTGGCCGTATCGGGAAAACCACCTTTGTTCAAAGTGCAGCTGGTAGGGCTTGCACGGGAATCAGAAACTTACCACCGTCTTTTTTCTGTGACGCCAGACCTTACGCTGGATGAAGTCAGCAAAACAGACCTGATCATCATTCCTGCGGTGAATGGCGAAATGGATAAAGTCATCAGCATGAACCGGGATTTCTTTCCCTGGGTAGTGGCTCAGCATCGGAAAGGCGCTGAAGTTGCCAGTCTCTGTGTGGGCGCTTTCCTGCTGGCATCTACCGGCCTGCTAAACGGAAAAAAATGCGCTACCCACTGGTTTGCGGCCAATCACTTCAGGAAGATGTTCCCGGATGTGACCCTCGTCTCCGAAAAAATCATCACAGATGAAGGCGGAATTTATTCCAGCGGAGGAGCCGCCTCCTTCTACAATCTCATTATCTACCTGGTGGAGAAATATGCCGGCAAAGAACTGGCCATACTCTGTTCCAAAATGTTTGAGATCGAATTTGAAAGAAGCAATCAATCACCCTTCATCATCTTCGAAGGCCAGAAAAGCCACGATGATGAGCCCATTCGCAAGGCACAGGAATATATCGAAAACAATTTCTCAGAAAAAATTACAGTTGATCAGCTGGCAGCCATGTTCTCCCTCAGCCGCAGAAACCTGGAACGACGCTTCAAAAAAGCTACGTCCAACACAGCTGTGGAATACATGCAGCGCGTGAAGATAGAGGCAGCTAAAAACAGCCTCGAAACTTCTTCCGAAAATGTCAGCGAAGTCATGTATAAAGTAGGATATACTGATACCAAAGCTTTCCGTACTACCTTCAAAAAAATCACGGGCCTGTCACCACAGGAATACCGTAACAAATACAACCGGCAAATGGCGGCTGCCAGCTAA
- a CDS encoding AraC family transcriptional regulator, producing the protein MRSKQQRKNQVPVHKAPFGRGFEIKYIRDEPGNHAHLDPHRDDYYVFFLQESGAMQLMIDFELHHATGNTIGYICPGQVHRYLATAVVNGWFLAVDIPLVQNTWRNIFEKTKNEQHFIPLQDNNPFVQCLQLIWQQHNSHPTGMPQQKIVHALIDAFLGMMATALLQTAGQPGKQHDRAYNVTHQFRELVKKNVLTVKSPAAYADMMNLSLSYLNELVKGQTSFPVSHWIQQESLLEAKRLLYYTDLTTKEVAFRTGYDDHTYFSRVFRKLAGETPLDFRARYRDLSNHYL; encoded by the coding sequence ATGCGCAGCAAACAACAAAGGAAAAACCAGGTACCTGTACATAAAGCCCCCTTCGGCAGAGGCTTCGAAATAAAATATATCCGTGACGAACCCGGTAATCACGCACACCTGGACCCTCACCGCGACGATTACTACGTCTTCTTCCTGCAGGAAAGCGGTGCTATGCAACTGATGATAGACTTCGAGCTCCATCATGCAACGGGCAATACCATCGGTTACATCTGCCCCGGTCAGGTGCATCGCTATCTGGCAACGGCAGTAGTGAACGGCTGGTTTCTCGCAGTAGATATCCCGCTGGTACAAAACACCTGGAGAAACATCTTCGAGAAAACCAAAAACGAGCAACATTTTATTCCACTGCAGGACAACAACCCTTTCGTCCAATGTCTGCAACTGATATGGCAACAGCACAACAGCCATCCTACCGGCATGCCCCAGCAAAAAATTGTGCATGCACTGATTGACGCCTTTCTGGGCATGATGGCCACCGCCCTGTTACAGACAGCAGGACAGCCCGGCAAGCAGCACGACAGAGCCTATAACGTCACCCATCAGTTCAGGGAACTGGTGAAAAAAAATGTACTCACGGTAAAAAGTCCTGCTGCCTACGCCGATATGATGAACCTCTCCCTCTCCTATCTCAATGAGCTGGTGAAAGGGCAAACCAGTTTTCCCGTTAGCCATTGGATTCAACAGGAATCCTTACTGGAAGCCAAACGGCTGCTGTATTATACCGACCTTACCACCAAAGAAGTAGCCTTCCGTACCGGTTACGATGACCATACCTACTTCTCACGGGTGTTCCGTAAGCTGGCAGGTGAGACTCCGCTGGACTTCCGGGCACGGTACCGCGATTTGTCCAATCATTACCTGTGA
- a CDS encoding aminoglycoside phosphotransferase family protein gives MPNTNDVTSVQEWRNEAAFQAGDKERKHYLKKWELQPDGPAFRTYACWLQPVVYQQQPAMLKIALEAEEQLGGILMSYWDGEGAARVLQMDGSALLLERISSKNSLLEMALNGQDTAASRIICQVADKLHAPRTTPAPAQLLPLATWFEELEPAAGKYGGILEESHLIAKQLLRYPQEICVLHGDLHHTNVLDAGARGWVAIDPRRLIGDRGFDYAHIFCNPDLETALAPGRLAAQVAVVASAANMEPQRLLKWIVAYSGLSAAWSLSAAEDASIALGAAEIAFALLSS, from the coding sequence ATGCCCAACACTAACGATGTCACATCCGTTCAGGAATGGCGGAATGAAGCTGCCTTCCAGGCCGGTGACAAAGAACGGAAACATTACCTGAAAAAATGGGAACTGCAACCTGATGGCCCTGCCTTCAGAACATATGCCTGCTGGCTCCAACCCGTTGTCTACCAGCAACAGCCAGCCATGCTTAAAATAGCGCTGGAGGCAGAAGAACAGCTGGGAGGTATCCTTATGTCTTACTGGGATGGAGAAGGGGCCGCCCGCGTATTACAGATGGACGGCAGCGCCCTCCTGCTGGAACGCATCAGCAGCAAAAACTCCCTCCTCGAAATGGCCCTCAACGGACAAGACACCGCTGCCAGCCGTATCATCTGCCAGGTGGCCGACAAACTCCATGCACCACGTACCACACCCGCACCAGCACAACTGCTGCCACTCGCTACCTGGTTTGAAGAACTGGAACCTGCTGCAGGTAAATACGGCGGTATCCTCGAAGAGTCACATCTCATCGCCAAACAGTTGCTCCGTTATCCGCAGGAAATATGTGTACTGCATGGTGATCTTCACCATACCAATGTACTCGATGCCGGTGCCCGCGGATGGGTAGCCATCGATCCCAGAAGACTGATAGGTGACAGGGGTTTCGACTATGCCCATATCTTCTGCAACCCGGATCTGGAAACAGCCCTGGCGCCCGGACGCCTCGCCGCACAGGTGGCAGTAGTGGCTTCCGCCGCCAACATGGAACCACAACGCCTCCTGAAATGGATCGTAGCCTACAGCGGTCTCTCCGCCGCCTGGAGCCTCAGCGCAGCAGAAGACGCCTCCATCGCATTGGGAGCCGCAGAAATAGCTTTCGCGCTGTTATCTTCCTAA